A single genomic interval of Dyella sp. GSA-30 harbors:
- a CDS encoding response regulator transcription factor, whose product MTQPQRILVVDDDPDVRSMLSDHLAQAGYQVDTARDAAAMWQLIARSQPTLIVLDMTLPGEDGLALCRRLQAHGHPAVIVLGALDAPAERITTLETGADDYVAKPVDPRQLLARIRALLRRMQAQNDGADNLGLLSFDGWQLDRRRARLISPRGQAIALGRTDHQVLCALLDHANCEVSREYLVEHIFQKNYLPSDRAIDMSISRLRRHLDNHSTRPQLIRTVRHVGYMLTAHVEPGT is encoded by the coding sequence ATGACGCAACCGCAACGCATCCTGGTGGTGGACGATGACCCCGACGTCCGCTCGATGCTCAGCGACCATCTGGCCCAGGCGGGCTACCAGGTCGATACGGCCCGGGACGCCGCCGCCATGTGGCAATTGATAGCCCGCTCACAGCCCACCTTGATCGTGCTGGACATGACGCTCCCTGGCGAAGACGGCCTTGCCCTGTGCCGCCGCCTGCAAGCGCATGGCCACCCTGCGGTGATCGTGCTGGGAGCGCTCGATGCGCCTGCCGAGCGCATCACTACATTGGAAACGGGCGCAGACGACTACGTCGCCAAGCCCGTCGACCCGCGCCAGCTGCTGGCCAGGATCAGGGCGCTGCTGCGCCGCATGCAGGCGCAGAACGATGGCGCCGACAATCTCGGCCTGTTGAGCTTCGACGGCTGGCAGCTCGACCGGCGGCGAGCCCGACTGATCTCGCCACGAGGCCAGGCCATCGCCCTGGGCCGAACCGATCACCAGGTGTTGTGCGCCCTGCTCGATCACGCCAATTGCGAAGTCAGCCGCGAGTATCTGGTCGAACATATTTTTCAGAAGAACTACTTGCCAAGCGACCGTGCGATAGACATGAGCATCAGTCGACTACGACGGCATCTGGACAACCATTCCACGCGCCCGCAGCTGATCCGCACGGTGCGTCATGTCGGTTATATGCTGACGGCGCACGTCGAACCGGGCACATGA
- a CDS encoding rhomboid family intramembrane serine protease — translation MPLDLPPVTRNLLIANIAVYLLQQFMGTALLLYFALWPLGPDRIGDDFSVGFRPWQLISYAFMHGDIKHLLFNMLALFMFGGTIERTFGGRDYTIYYFVCLIVAALAQLLVMYWFPTGFYPTVGASGAIFGLLLAFGLMYPHEKIMLFLLPIPMPAWLFVTGYAAIELFFGVTGTQSGVAHFAHLGGMVGGYLLIQYWRGKFPIKPKRRLMR, via the coding sequence ATGCCGCTGGACCTCCCCCCCGTTACCCGTAACCTGCTGATCGCCAATATCGCGGTCTATCTGCTGCAGCAGTTCATGGGAACGGCCCTGTTGCTCTATTTCGCGCTCTGGCCGCTAGGGCCGGACCGGATCGGCGACGACTTCTCGGTGGGTTTTCGTCCGTGGCAGCTAATCAGTTACGCCTTCATGCACGGCGACATCAAGCACTTGTTGTTCAACATGCTTGCGCTGTTCATGTTTGGCGGCACCATTGAGCGCACTTTTGGTGGTCGCGACTACACGATTTATTACTTCGTCTGCTTGATCGTGGCGGCGTTGGCGCAACTCTTGGTCATGTATTGGTTTCCCACCGGCTTTTATCCGACGGTCGGTGCAAGCGGCGCGATTTTCGGCTTGCTACTCGCATTCGGCCTGATGTATCCGCATGAGAAAATCATGCTCTTCCTGTTGCCGATACCGATGCCGGCTTGGCTATTCGTCACGGGTTACGCCGCAATCGAATTGTTTTTCGGCGTCACCGGTACACAATCGGGCGTGGCCCACTTCGCGCATCTGGGCGGCATGGTGGGCGGCTACCTGCTCATTCAGTACTGGCGCGGCAAATTTCCGATCAAACCCAAGCGTCGTTTGATGCGCTGA
- a CDS encoding amino acid permease: protein MSNHLQRRLRPRHIAFMALGMAIGAGLFLGSASAINLAGPSVLFAYMIGGVMIFIIMRALGEMAVHDPVAGSFGTYAHRYLGPFAGYLTGWNYWILMVGVGIAESTAVGIYMKPWFPDLPQWIWVLGSVVMIGGLNLMTVRVYGELEFWFTAIKVVTVILMIAGGATMIWLGWGNGGKPVGLGNLWQHGGWFPHGITGMVLALPVVVFAFGGIETIGMAAAEAAEPQRTIPRAVNSVLWRILIFYIGALFVIMALYPWNQLGTTGSPFVTTFAKLGIPQAAGLINFVVITAALSGFNSTTFSASRMLQSLSSKRQAPQWLAHVGDHGVPVRSILVTLVCLILGVLLNFLLPERIFAMMMSILAFNTVWTWSMVLIAHFSFRRKQVTPTAFPLRLWPLSSVVCLAFFAFVVFMLGYSPDTRVALYVGVAWVLLLSVAYVGLGVKARMTMEQ, encoded by the coding sequence ATGAGCAACCATCTTCAGCGCAGGCTGCGGCCGCGTCATATCGCCTTCATGGCCTTGGGTATGGCGATTGGCGCGGGCCTGTTCCTCGGTTCGGCCAGCGCCATCAACCTGGCCGGTCCATCGGTCTTGTTCGCCTACATGATCGGCGGCGTGATGATCTTCATCATCATGCGCGCGCTGGGCGAAATGGCCGTGCACGATCCGGTGGCCGGTTCGTTCGGCACCTATGCGCATCGGTATCTGGGCCCGTTTGCCGGCTATCTCACCGGCTGGAACTACTGGATCCTGATGGTCGGCGTAGGCATTGCCGAAAGCACGGCCGTGGGCATCTACATGAAGCCGTGGTTTCCCGATCTGCCGCAGTGGATCTGGGTATTGGGCTCGGTCGTCATGATCGGCGGCCTGAACCTGATGACGGTGAGGGTCTACGGCGAGCTCGAATTCTGGTTCACCGCGATCAAGGTCGTGACCGTGATCCTGATGATCGCCGGTGGCGCCACCATGATCTGGCTGGGCTGGGGTAATGGCGGCAAGCCGGTGGGCCTGGGGAATCTCTGGCAACACGGCGGCTGGTTCCCGCATGGGATCACCGGCATGGTGCTGGCGCTACCCGTGGTGGTGTTCGCCTTCGGCGGCATCGAAACCATCGGTATGGCCGCAGCCGAAGCCGCCGAACCGCAACGCACGATTCCGCGCGCGGTCAATTCGGTGCTGTGGCGCATTCTGATTTTTTACATCGGCGCGCTGTTCGTGATCATGGCGCTGTACCCGTGGAATCAGCTGGGTACCACCGGCAGTCCGTTCGTTACCACGTTCGCGAAGCTGGGCATCCCGCAAGCCGCCGGTCTGATCAATTTCGTGGTGATCACGGCAGCACTATCGGGCTTCAACAGCACCACATTCAGCGCCAGCCGCATGCTGCAAAGCCTGTCGAGCAAGCGTCAGGCACCGCAATGGTTGGCGCATGTAGGCGACCATGGCGTACCGGTGCGTAGCATCCTGGTGACACTCGTCTGCCTGATCCTTGGCGTGCTGCTCAATTTCCTGCTGCCCGAACGCATCTTCGCCATGATGATGTCGATCCTCGCCTTCAACACCGTATGGACATGGTCGATGGTGCTGATCGCGCATTTCAGCTTTCGGCGCAAGCAAGTCACGCCCACCGCATTCCCGTTGCGTCTATGGCCGTTAAGCAGCGTGGTGTGCCTGGCCTTCTTCGCCTTCGTGGTGTTCATGCTCGGCTACAGCCCTGATACGCGCGTTGCGCTGTATGTGGGTGTCGCGTGGGTGTTGTTGCTGTCGGTGGCTTATGTCGGGCTAGGCGTGAAGGCACGAATGACGATGGAGCAGTAA
- the rapA gene encoding RNA polymerase-associated protein RapA: MFVPGQRWISTAEPELGLGTVLRVEGRGVQVLFAKAGVLRPYAVDSAPLVRAEFRAGQRVAGKGIAFLVERVEIKEELLIYRGEGRELHEGQLDDEQSVSQADDRLVGGRTDPISQFELRLEGLRRRAAARRSPSWGLGAARIGLVPHQLRVAGIAASRRPPRILLADEVGLGKTIEAGMILARQLATGRAQRVLILLPDTLVYQWFVELFRRFNLSFAIYDEERCEALEQSDSTSNPFEDEQLVIADFSFLEQSPKRAEQLLQAPWDLLVVDEAHHLAWSPDTASPRYTLVEKLAAVTPGVILLTATPEQLGRSGHFARLRLLDPQRYHDLDGYLAEADSFQNLSRMTDALLDGESLDAEQRAMLADAFRNDEALTARLADTTKPENAREILAALIDRHGTGRSMFRNRRAGIGGFPKRLPVWHLLDADNVDDNTRQMLLAEFHADIQQPSPVLELDYANDPRVDALVELLQEHAQDKFLLICRSQAKVLALEEALRTKSGVGVARFHEGLGIVQRDRNAAYFAQPDGARLLLCSEIGSEGRNFQFAHRLVLWDLPLDPDLLEQRIGRLDRIGQKHDISIHILAVTDSAQHVLARWYDQGIDAFRSSPSDGRELLRRYGESLARLADEHARGSDGRDQELDALIAETRASHEEMAELIRAGRDHLLELASSRDPHADDLHSAFTREDNDPARDAFVQRLLEQYGIHAEDLGSKVVLLDPQYLSTDALPGFAEGPQSVTFDRDVALAREELPLLRFDHPMVAAALDLALSGEQGNAAFMVDDVLPPRSALLQAVFLLECVADRKLDPERFLPTSPIVVTIDTRLAERADFEPSDIALRKAADRNIEVARYRKFLTKLVPPMLEKAEVVAGQRGQALIDDAVALATDTLDADLSRLLSLRAVNPSISEAEIAAVSEERSALLAALPLSRLRLDAVRFVVSADFLALR; this comes from the coding sequence ATGTTTGTCCCCGGTCAACGTTGGATTTCCACTGCCGAGCCCGAGCTCGGCCTCGGTACCGTACTGCGCGTCGAAGGACGCGGCGTACAGGTCCTTTTCGCCAAAGCAGGTGTACTTCGCCCCTATGCGGTCGATTCGGCGCCACTGGTCCGCGCGGAGTTTCGCGCCGGCCAGCGTGTCGCGGGCAAAGGCATCGCCTTCCTGGTCGAGCGCGTGGAGATCAAGGAAGAGCTGCTGATCTATCGCGGCGAAGGTCGCGAACTGCACGAAGGTCAGCTTGACGACGAGCAGAGCGTCAGCCAGGCCGACGACCGCCTGGTCGGCGGCCGCACCGATCCGATTTCGCAATTCGAGCTGCGCCTGGAAGGTCTGCGCCGCCGCGCTGCGGCGCGCCGCTCGCCCTCCTGGGGCCTGGGCGCGGCACGCATCGGCCTGGTGCCGCATCAGCTGCGCGTGGCGGGCATCGCCGCATCGCGCCGGCCGCCGCGCATCCTGCTTGCCGACGAGGTTGGCCTGGGCAAGACCATCGAAGCGGGCATGATCCTGGCCCGCCAGCTGGCCACCGGCCGTGCGCAGCGCGTGCTGATCCTGCTGCCCGACACGCTGGTCTATCAATGGTTCGTCGAACTGTTTCGCCGCTTCAACCTCAGCTTCGCCATCTACGACGAGGAGCGTTGCGAGGCACTGGAGCAATCCGATAGCACCAGCAATCCGTTCGAGGACGAACAGCTCGTCATCGCCGACTTCAGTTTTCTCGAGCAGTCGCCCAAGCGTGCGGAGCAGTTGCTGCAAGCGCCATGGGATTTGCTGGTGGTCGACGAAGCCCACCATCTGGCATGGTCGCCCGATACCGCCAGCCCGCGCTATACGCTGGTGGAAAAGCTTGCTGCGGTAACGCCCGGCGTCATCCTGCTCACTGCGACACCGGAACAACTGGGACGCAGCGGTCATTTCGCGCGTCTGCGCCTGCTCGATCCGCAGCGCTACCACGACCTCGACGGCTATCTTGCCGAAGCCGACAGTTTTCAGAATTTGTCGCGCATGACCGATGCCTTGCTCGACGGCGAATCGCTCGACGCCGAACAACGCGCCATGCTTGCCGACGCCTTCCGCAACGACGAAGCGCTGACCGCTCGCCTGGCCGATACGACCAAGCCGGAAAACGCCCGCGAAATTCTCGCGGCGCTGATCGATCGCCACGGCACCGGCCGCTCGATGTTCCGCAATCGCCGCGCCGGTATTGGTGGTTTTCCCAAACGCCTGCCGGTATGGCATCTGCTCGATGCAGACAACGTGGACGACAATACGCGCCAGATGCTGCTGGCCGAATTCCATGCCGATATTCAGCAACCGTCGCCGGTGCTGGAGCTCGATTACGCCAACGATCCGCGTGTGGACGCTTTGGTCGAACTGCTGCAGGAACATGCACAGGACAAGTTCCTGCTGATCTGCCGCAGTCAGGCCAAGGTGCTTGCACTGGAAGAAGCGCTGCGCACCAAGAGCGGTGTCGGCGTGGCTCGTTTCCACGAGGGCCTGGGGATCGTGCAGCGCGATCGCAATGCCGCGTATTTCGCGCAACCCGATGGCGCGCGTCTATTGCTGTGCTCGGAAATCGGCTCGGAAGGCCGCAACTTCCAGTTCGCGCACCGTCTAGTGCTGTGGGACTTGCCGCTCGATCCCGACCTGCTCGAGCAACGTATCGGTCGTCTCGACCGTATCGGTCAGAAACACGACATCAGCATCCACATCCTGGCCGTGACCGACAGTGCGCAGCACGTGCTGGCACGCTGGTACGACCAGGGTATCGATGCATTCCGTTCCAGCCCTTCTGATGGACGCGAGCTGTTGCGCCGCTATGGCGAGTCGCTGGCAAGACTGGCCGACGAACATGCGCGCGGAAGCGACGGCCGTGATCAGGAACTGGATGCGCTGATCGCCGAAACGCGCGCCAGCCATGAAGAAATGGCCGAGTTGATCCGCGCCGGCCGCGATCATTTGCTGGAGCTGGCCTCCAGTCGCGATCCGCATGCCGACGACCTGCATTCGGCCTTTACCCGCGAAGACAACGATCCGGCTCGCGATGCTTTCGTGCAGCGCCTGCTCGAACAGTACGGCATCCACGCCGAAGACCTGGGCTCGAAGGTGGTGTTGCTCGATCCTCAGTACCTTTCCACCGATGCCCTGCCCGGCTTTGCCGAAGGCCCGCAATCGGTAACCTTCGATCGCGACGTTGCCCTGGCACGTGAAGAATTGCCGTTGTTGCGTTTCGATCATCCGATGGTTGCCGCTGCGCTCGATCTGGCGCTGTCCGGCGAGCAAGGCAATGCCGCCTTCATGGTGGACGATGTATTGCCGCCACGCAGTGCGCTGCTGCAGGCCGTGTTCCTGCTCGAATGCGTCGCCGATCGCAAGCTCGATCCGGAGCGTTTCCTGCCGACGTCACCGATCGTCGTGACGATCGATACACGCCTGGCCGAGCGTGCGGATTTCGAGCCCAGCGATATCGCGCTGCGCAAGGCAGCGGATCGCAATATCGAAGTGGCGCGCTATCGCAAGTTTCTCACCAAGCTTGTACCGCCGATGCTGGAGAAGGCGGAGGTTGTCGCCGGACAACGGGGGCAGGCGCTGATCGACGATGCCGTTGCGTTGGCTACCGATACGCTGGATGCCGATCTTTCGCGACTGCTGTCGCTGCGGGCGGTGAATCCGTCGATCAGCGAGGCGGAGATTGCCGCGGTGTCGGAGGAACGCAGTGCGTTGCTGGCGGCGTTGCCGTTGTCGCGGCTGCGGTTGGATGCGGTCAGGTTTGTGGTCAGTGCGGATTTCCTGGCGCTGCGCTGA
- a CDS encoding Fe2+-dependent dioxygenase, which produces MLLHIPDVLTADQVAHIRQRLDAADWTDGRETVGAQGAKVKRNLQLPDTSPLREELAREVLKALASNPLYHAATLPLRTLPPRFNRYEGGGEYGFHVDGAVMALPNGEQLRSDISCTLFLADPETYDGGELIVSDTYGEHEIKLPAGDLIVYPSSSLHRVLPVTRGARVAAFFWVQSLIRDDARRRMLFELDTSIQTLTHTGADAAAVIQLTGIYHNLLRQWAES; this is translated from the coding sequence ATGCTGCTACACATCCCCGACGTCCTCACTGCCGACCAGGTGGCGCATATCCGCCAGCGCCTGGATGCGGCCGACTGGACCGACGGGCGCGAAACCGTCGGCGCGCAAGGCGCCAAGGTCAAACGCAACCTGCAGCTGCCCGATACCTCGCCGCTACGTGAAGAACTGGCCCGCGAAGTACTCAAGGCGCTGGCGTCAAACCCGCTCTACCACGCCGCCACACTTCCGCTGCGTACCCTGCCTCCGCGCTTCAACCGCTACGAGGGCGGTGGTGAGTATGGTTTTCACGTCGATGGCGCAGTCATGGCGCTGCCCAACGGCGAGCAGCTCCGCAGCGATATCTCCTGCACGCTGTTCCTGGCCGATCCGGAGACGTACGACGGCGGCGAGCTGATCGTCAGCGACACCTATGGCGAACACGAGATCAAGCTCCCGGCCGGCGATCTGATCGTCTACCCCTCCAGCAGCCTGCATCGCGTGCTGCCGGTGACCCGCGGCGCACGCGTGGCGGCATTTTTCTGGGTGCAGAGCCTGATCCGCGACGACGCCAGGCGGCGCATGCTGTTCGAGCTGGACACCTCGATCCAGACCCTTACCCACACCGGGGCGGATGCCGCCGCAGTGATCCAGTTGACCGGGATCTATCACAACCTGCTCCGGCAATGGGCTGAGAGCTAA